The Engraulis encrasicolus isolate BLACKSEA-1 chromosome 3, IST_EnEncr_1.0, whole genome shotgun sequence genome segment GCGCATTACCAGGTGGGATGGGAAAgtgttaactctctctctctctctctctctctctctctctctctctctctctctctctgtgtcttcgtgtgtgtgtgtgtgtgtgtgtgtgtggccaatctCTCCAGACAAAGGTCTGAAGTGTCCGGTGTGCTTGTTGGAGTTCGAGGAACAGGAGTCGgcccgggaaatgccctgtaaaCACCTCTTCCATTCAGGGTGCATTCTGCCTTGGCTGGGCAAGGTGAGCAGGAGCACTGtgttgttgtttaaaaaaaaaaaaattctggggcaTTTTTGTCGTTTATTAAAATAGTGCAGTGAAGAGCTGTGGACAGGAAGttagtgatgagagagagagatacggggaagggttggcaaaggacccgagcggGACTCAAACCTGGGCCAGTCATGTAGCAGACGAGTGTCCTATCGTTAGCTCCTCCATACCATATACATGGGGccccaggtttgagtctggccggggtcatcaTTACCCAGcgttgccccatctctctccccagtaCTTTCCTGTCGTATCTTCACTATCCTGCCACAAAAAAGGTGCAAAAAACAACAATCATATGAAAGAAAGACTGCATTTTTCCTAGAAATTCACCTCTTTACAAAGATACTGATATGTCTATGTCAGCAGATGGTGTCAGGCTTTTCTTGTCACaatatttattttgttatgcACTGAAAAAAAGTTTATTGCTGACCATGTCACAGTCCCTGTAGGTAATAAAAATATCAGACTTGGGCATTTATTCAACTTCATATTTTTCATTCATTATGTTTTTGGTTGATGTGTCTGCAGACCAACTCCTGCCCCTTGTGTCGCTATGAGTTACCCACTGACAATCCTGACTACGAGGAGTTTAAGAAGGACAAGGTGAGTCTTGACAACGTCCAGTGACCGTTTCTCCCCTTAGCCTCTGTTGCCCTCGAGTAGTGCTCGGTTTAAATTAAGCACATGCATGgtatggtagctggccttggtcctgGAAGGCTTTGCGACCATGAGTGGTGAGATCCACTCATGCcccttatgtgtgtgtatagatcAGTGGCTTTCAACCTTTTTAGAATAAACGttccctgaacctcatcataagtctcccaatgcccccttgacttcataataagcctgtcaacgcccccttagcattaataaatgaaatggactaatgcctcccaatatatgggcagtcatgggtgagcggttagggcgtcacacttgcatcccagaggttgccggttcgactcccgacccgcccgagtaatcaaccagtgctctcccccatcctcctccatgactgaggtaccctgagcatggtaccgtcccaccgcactgctccccatggggtgccactgagggctgcccccttgcacggatgaggcataaatgcaatttcgttgtgtgcagcggtcacttgtgtggagtgctgtgccacaatgataatgggagttggagtttgggctttcactttcactttctttcaatagcaactaagcaccaaGTCAAGGCCCGCCTCAGGTTCCCTAACTccgcctggggggctgtagagcccctgttgagaaataccGGTTGAGTGGGAaggaacactgtttttttatgtaaggggaggaggtgggacaattGTAGAAGCCTTCTTTGCACAACAGGTGAATGAACAACAAGGATTCAATCTCTGAGAAGGTGGGAGAAGAGAACATAACTGCCAATCACACTGCAGGCTTCCTCCTGAACTGCTTTAAAAACAACATTAATTGTtttgcaggagaggagaagacagcggGAACACCGATTAGAGGATCTACACGGGGCCATGTACACATAGCCTCAGCGTTCAGGAGAGACGCCCTGTTTTGCACACTCAGTTGCAGCCACGATCACTTCAGACTGTCAACGTTTTACAATAACAAAAAATCAGGACCACAAGAAACCCGGGGACATTCTTTTGAACGTGTTCTGTATGTAAATAGAAAATGATCATTGATGTTTTTGTTATGCAAATGTGTGCGATTTAATTTGTGACGTTAATTTGAAGCTCCTATGCTAAAAATTAAAAGTATGATGCAGGCTGCAGATTTAAATATATTTTCAGTATCATTGGATTTTTTTAGTTAACACAGCAACATAAAGCAAATCACACGTTGTGAATTACAAACAGTTGTAAGAAACATACCACACCAATAAAACAGTAATTTTGTTAATGCTCTGTTAATGCCCCCATTCTTACTGTACAACAATGTAAGAGCACACACTTCCATGTCACACACAACAACTTTTCTTCCAGTTTGCAATTGCAAagagttaaaaaataataatgattttgTTAGATTAATATTAATGGTGTGGAAGGCTGTTTGTGGCCTCTGGGTAGCCCAAATATACTACTTCACTCATGCCTCATTCAGAATTCAATGACCTATGAATACATTGATTTCATGTTTTCCACAGTGCATGAAAAGAGCACCATTTCTATCACACACTGCAGGCTCTGTGCCACAAGGTTCACCTTTCTACATACATGGCTTGTAATTAGGAGGCTCCCTCCCCTTACCAGAGCTGTGTCTGGGATTCCCTGATTGGAGTATACTGTATGATTCATAGATGTTTTTAGTTATTGTCATGCAGATCATGAAACATGAACATGTGGTCATGTTGGTCAAGGTTTAGTCACATGATTTTTGAAACACAGATATTTATAATTCATTTCACAATGATCGGACCTGAAACTGAAATGACAACTCAAAGCCTTTTTTCAGATTCTGTTTTATTTCTTACTTGAATATAAATCTCTTGACAAAAAAGAAATCAGAAATAAAAGAAACACAAATCAGTTGTTATACAAGAAAAGAGAACACATTCAGTCATTGTTATCATACTAATGACATTTTGCGTTTGAGTCTAAATTCACCCACTCTTATTCAAATTTAACACGTAAAAATATTCCAGTGTCTTTTTTACGATTTAAAAAAGACTTACAAACAGTGGAACAGATAGAAATGCAACCtttttaataaaaagaaaagctttCAGAGCTGGTGGCATTTTGGTGTGAACATTTCCTTTTCCACAAATGACCACATCCACCAAAATCATTACAATTAACATACGGTATACACTTGAGTCAAATCAGAAGTCATAAGCATGGGACCCAAAGTTTGATGCTTTAAATGCACTGTATAAGAACATTtggttgaatgaaaaaaaaaaaaacggagtaCAGATAATGTGACCTTGCAACatgaagaaaaaaagatggagcACTGGAGTCCTTGCGATTAAAATGATTTCATCCTTGTGCCAGTAGTTTTGCTCAGTGGTATGGGCTCTTGGCAACAAAAGCAGCTCAAAGGATGATGACCTGATAAAAAGGGTGCTTAAGCATAGACATGGATGGTATGACATGAACTGTTAGTTGTAACATGGGACATGAAATCATCTGCCTTGATGCAGTAATAGGCAGCGATGGATGTAGTAGGCAATTTGGTGGATCGATGCATTGGCCAAactgtgctgccctacaaagacaaagtgcagtaactacggcaacattgaacCAGAGAAAAATGCCTTCGAAGTCTTGGTatcaggttggatattgtagtgacTGAGAATTAGACAATTAGCAATATTTCTAAAAcgggacatatttggaccataaggccatatcacaagataaaggaggtgttctGAATACCATTTTCAGTACAAActaaattttgacaaaatacactatgtagttactgcactttgcctttgtagggcagtgtggcGTCCTACAGCCATAGCGGTAAAGCTCTTCAGGGGGGATTCCTAGAACACGGCTAAGTGATGAGCCTGGCTCAGTTAAATAACAGAAAGCGATCAGTCACTAGGTAACctacaggcatcatttagttgggaaaattGAGGATTCCTTGTGCCTTTACTTCTAGCTGATTTACCACAAGAtcctatgtcctcgattgtatgtactgtataagatCCAGGTTAACTTGACCTGTTTTTTTTACCCCCTTAAATCCAACCACCTTTTTGGAACCCCCCTCTGAACCGAACAGTTAGATAGAGCTGACCTTTTTCAATTAATAATTTTGTTAAGTCGGCATCAGCTAAGACCACCATCTTCAAGGACATCACAAAATACAGTGGAATCTTCAAGTATGAAAGAAGAACTGAAACAAATACATTGGGAGTGCATTGTGACCACAAATGAAAAGGAGAAGTTATTTAAAAAATAACTTAAGCACCCTTGAAACAGCATAATAAAACACAGGCATGATCTTCATGATATTGTGGTGCTTTGTGCACATCACGTCAACACAAAAACAGATATGGCGCATGACATACTCTATATATGTTTCTTGCATACAGAGGCAAACAGCACACAGAGAATATTATTTATAATATGAACCTATGTTAAAATATTTACACAAAAAATATAAAGGACATGACCACTAGCATGTTGGAAATCCCATGGGGTAAAAACAACAAAATTAAAACAGTTTGACACTTATATTGCAACCTATAGGTGATTGGTAGTGATCACTTAGGCCATTCTAGTAAATGGATTGTAACGTCTTTTTTTGCTGGTAAACGACATTGTGAAATGTCTGAAGCAAGATAATCCCTCTGGCTACAGTGCAATAACCCTCAAGACAATCTGGCAATACACAATAAAACCCCTGGAAGTTTTACAGCCTGGGTCAAAACAAAGGGTCAGCTTCTCCAACAAAGATCCGGGGTGTACTCCAAGAACCTTTCTCGGTAGTAAAACAAgtgaagttaaccttgaggtagtggcaaatcatctaaaagaagagCAAGGAGTCTTAATTTTCTTAACCGAACGACACcagtgggctatctattagcaggtttaccacttcctgttggTTACCGTAGCCAGGTttatcatttaaagggacactgtgcaggaaatggtcaaaaaaggtactgcaacgaggctgctcattgaaactgggctgcctattgccaaatttgatcttcacatgaaagattacttagtaataaatacatattttctagtatggtccaagtacagtcgtttttgcagctaaaaatggcggaccatgtagaagatccccctttttatgtatgaaaagtgcaatttttccagtcataatgaatacttagaatttgatggttgtggtaagtattcatgaaaaatgtaacattagtgaatgggcagcatgaattctggaaataaacaactaaaaatctcacacagtgtccctttaaccatgttTGTGGAATACCCCCCAGGTTCTAGTCCTAGACTAGGTGAGAACTTCAGTGAAGAGCTCCActggcaacaaaaaaaaacaccattagtGTAAATAGGCTCAATCCATGAATAAGGAAAAACCTGTCTAATCGAGTAGAACATGCACAGCCTGGTCTTTCAGAGTATGCTACGGCAGTCAAATATACGTGTATACCTCTTTCAAAAGCAAGTCAGCAGTCAGAGGTAGCTAATGTCAAAGTAAATTTGTAAATGCTTCTGGGGTGGAGTTCCATCCAGCCAGTGGTTGTACACCAGACAAGAGAAAATGGATCACCATGTTGCTGCAGATGAACTTGAGTACTACTCAGGAGGAGCATAGGCTCAGTTGAAGACCTCGGCTTAGAGAGATTCTGCTCATGGTGCTCAGTGTGACATGGTGAAAACCAATGATTGTTATTACATGTTTACAGTCACTGGTCAAACAAATGACAACAATAAAACCACTACAGTGGGATTGGCagttgttgttgtagtttacaTCAGTGCCCACCAGGGGCCGCCACCATCAGAACAAAAAGGAAGTTATGGCTTTGCAGGTGCAGGTAACGTAAAGCAAACACCACCTGAGGGACAATCAGAAACTAACATGGGACCATCATGGTGGTTGATGTATTTTGGAATCTGACATAAGACCATCAGCAGAGGCTCACTAAGCAACACTAAGGTCATCGGAGCCTAAGTGGCACCTTCAAAgagttgtatttaaaaaaaaaaaaaaaaaaaagtaaggcTCCCAGGAGCCAGCCCAGGTACACCTAAAGAAAAACAACAATCAGCACATCAGACATCGAAAGGTACAGCGTGGAGTGGACATTCTATTGTGGCACCTTCAGTTGACATCGGCCACGAGTGTAGACCAGGCAAATCTGCTACATGATCCAGCAAAGCGAAGGCAGTTTAAAAAGGTTCTGTTGTGTCCAGTAAAAGTTACAGCACTGTGGTGCTACCCCCTTTGCTAGCAACAACAACAGGCAGGAATAAAAACTTGGCCGTATTtgaggaaaacaaagaaaaaaacaacaacaaaaaaagtaaaatgcCCTCTTTCTATGATGACAATGAGCCAAACAGAACACAGAACCTAATCATagcacaggaaaaaaaaagaaagatgcaaATTCACAAACTCGCCAGAGTCACAATCACATCTCAAATGGAGGCATTGTTTTGAGCATGGCATCACGGATGAAAACACTTTGTGACAAACCGTGCTAACATGCAATCATGTTATATAGAACTATTCACGAGCCAACATCAGATGATGCTTCCTGACTAACATATGCTGACAATATTTTATGACCGGTATGTGTTTGACAATGGGATAATTGCTGCAATTTAACTGTAATGACAAAACCTCATTGTGTTTGTGGTCACAGTTATACTACTGAAAAGTTGCCCTTTGTGTCTTTGAAatgaaattgggaaaaaaagaggTCTCAACTAACACTTATCGAACAAAATTGTCATTACAATCCTAGATTTCCTCCCCTATCAAACAACTAGAGGCATTcgataaaattgtcaaactataCTTTGAttacaaagaacaaaaaaagaaaggaaaatattaattttgtttgtgtgcaaAATTAATCAGCTTTGCCAAAGTGAGAAAGGACTGCCAGCATCCTGAACAACACGGAGCCTGACAAAGTCCCGTCAAATCCACCATCTTAGGGCCTTTCAAAAAAGTGACCGAGACACACCTGTCAAGTCTCCTCGGACCTCCCTCACGAGGTAAACAGCAATAATCATACGTGAAACAACTAGCAAGTGTGTGaacatatttttttgtaaaaTTTCTGGCAATTACATTTGCGAACACACAACATTCTTCTCAAGAGCActtctaaaaacaaaaaaaggcttgAGATTGAGGGACACCAGGACGGCTTAAAATaacacaagatacacacacacattcacacacacacacaaacggaaacACGCATATCAAATATCCCTCAATCCCTGTGCATCAATCAATTATCTTCCCTCCAGCCTCAATGCCGccctccttctttcctttcctcctcatcccccctgcCTCCTTGTCCACTTCCTCTAAGCAGCACCACAGGAGTCACCTCCACTGGAGCGGTGGTGTATGTTCCAAGTGACACGTGACTCAGGATGCGCTGGGTTGGGTTATGTGGGCGAACGTATCAGAGGGTAcggtagggaggaggaggaggacgagagagggagacagagagagaaagatagagagagagttgggtggAAATGGGCAAAGGAGGGCAGCCAGGAGtgggcagggggagagggggggagagggagagagagagagagagagagagagagagagagagagagagagagagagggagagagacctcaAAAACATAGCAATGTTTTTAGGTGTGCagtggagggcaggagagggtggtcAGGAGAGAGAATAGAGGCCTACTACAACATGGCGATGTTCTCCGGTGTGCAGTTGAGGTGGGTGGAGGTGCTGCTGCCGCCGGGGGACTTGAGGCCCTTGGCCCCCCCGCCGCCACCACCCAGCCCCCCCAGACGCTCGCCACCGCCCAGGATCATGCTGCTGGAGCTCTGGTGGCAGCCGCGCTGCAAGCCCGCCATCATGGTCTCGCTGGTGACCGTGCCGAACTCGTAGGTGAAGGTGCCGTAGAAGACCAGGATGACCACAGTGAAGACCCACTCGCAGATGGCGGCCGCATGCTGCAGCACGAAGCTCTCGTGGACGAAGAACGCACCGCCTTGGAGGGGACACTGGTTAAGGACCAAGCGgtttatatatatactgtgtcAATCACTAGATAATTAACATTTCAATTAGACTGCCCCTCCTTGGAGGGGGCACAAGTTAAGGACAAAGACACCCTTTCATACTGTATTGAGTTAACAATTAATTAGGTAATTAATAACATAGGTAATACGTTAGATAACTTAGGTACGTAATTTGCTGATGGTTGCCATGGGCAGCAGCATGAAGCTTGCGTGGATGAAGAACGTGTCACCTGATTATACACCAAGTGGTTTATACAGTATCAATCAATAGATAATTACTTTTCAGTTACACTTGATTCTATCTAATAGTAGCTGGTCTCTCATGGACGAAGAATGCGCCGCATTTGACAGGGCACAGgttaaggaaaaaaaacaccctttATAACTATGTTAAACTAGGTAAAAGCTGGGCAACCATGTCCTAATGGCTAGGGGACAAATAATGTACTGCCTGGAGTGGGGTACTGGTTTATTGTCGCTAGATATTGTCGATTCAATAAGCACTAAGTTAGTTAAGCTTGTTTCTAGCTTGTGGACAAAGAACGTGCCGCTATGTGGGGGTACTGGTTAAGGacaaaaacacataaaatacaTAATATTTTATAATAACACATAAAGAGGACCAAACTGCCACACCACAAGTCACACCACAACTTGTTCGAATCCACGTCTACTTTTCCCCCAGTCCAATCACCATGTATTCTACACACGACGGTCACGTCCAAATCAAGTCTCTCAAGCGCATAGCATCTCAATCAGAGTCAAGTCGCAAGTCATTCCCAAATTTGCAAAGTCAAGTCTGAAAACATCAAGTCTCAAGTGTGACTGAAGTCCACATCTCTAAGTAACCAGCTCAAGTGTCCACCTAGGAATACTAGCTGGGTAACTATGGCCTAATGACTAGGGGATGAAGAATGCACTGCTTGGTGACGGGGCCCCTGGTTAAGGACAACAACATGCTATACAGGCTACAAGTCGCTATGGGCCTCCCCGGGAGGCAAATTTtgtaacaaatttacatagacagtgtcaaaaTGACAACAAGCTAGGGATaaaagataacatgtctaccaacagtaCTCAACAAggtagatacatttttcaatattgcatcgtgtcacaattctgcaatttttaaaCTTTTGGCCTATCAAGGGCCCCCATGGCtacatccatatctagcctgtgcatcaaATGAATTGAATCCAGCCTTCTTTACACGTTCTATTCACCCTGAACATTTTAGCAAAGCTGTTAGTCATGTTGTAATGGCCCTATGCCACTAAACCAGTTCAGTAATATTCGAATAAAAGCAGCACACAATAGAAGTTTgcctggatttaaaaaaaacaaaaacaaaaaacagaagccAGAACACTGTTTACGACGTTCACAGATGAGCAAATACAATCAACAGCAACAGAAATACTTTGTGCATCCCAAACTGCACTCAACTGCAGTCGAACATGAAAGAGCGGTACAAATAGAGTGTCTCCATTACGGCGGGATAACGGCACAATTGAGCAGAAATATGCAATAAACTGTCAACATTAGGGCTGCTGGAATTGGAAATGTGTAAACGTGTGGGGTGCGCAATGAGCCTGGGGATGCTCCAGATTTCACCTAGTGCAGCagaatatatgagagagagagagagagagagagagagagagagagagagagagagagagagagagagagagagagagagagagagagggagagagagagagagagagagcaagcaagcatCCTTTTTTTGATGCCAGCTCATCGTTTATGGCTGCTTCAGGAGTTGACAGCTGCTCTCTGGGGCTTGGAGCCTAGAGCTCATGTTTTATTTACCCCACCGCCATGTGAATTATCCATCTGGACTCACACAACAAGCAGCCACAGTGCTGCTCGTGCTCAAGAGGACCACAGCCACCCCTGCCAAGgccacggtagggcactgggttactacgccggcgacctgggtttgattctggcctgggtcatttgccgatccttccccatctctcatctcatttcctgtctctcctcaactctgtcagaaataaaggtataaaaagcccaacaaaatgtttaaaaaataggACCACAGCCAACAGTGGCCCAACCACTTATTACCCATCAAACCCTGGGGCGATTGAAAAGAATTTATAAAGATTACACCTGAGAAAGGGAACCACCCAGCCCACAATAATGACACAATAGGTGGAAAGAAAAACACTGTCAATTACTGTTTTTACAAAGAACACGCCAGGTGATTGACAGAGTGCGTGTATGAGTGAAGACTGTGACAAGAGCCCTAACTTGTTTTTCAGCTCACATAACAAGAGGAACTAACCAATCTATTGAAGCAGAGGTGCAAAGCCAACAATGTGCTGTGCTCTTTGGTTATTAGATCAAAGGTAGCAACCAGCGGCAACACAATGGACTGCACTAAAAACAAAATGGGATTAGAAAATGAGTAGAAGATACAAAATGGTGGCATTACTCTGATACTCTTCTATGGTTGGATATAAACACCGTTCAGCACGACCCCTTTTGCATCATTCAGAGCCGGCTCGCGGCTGCCCGAGAAGACAGAAGGCATCGGGTTTCCAGTTCTATATTAGTCTATCAAAGTCAAAGCACTCCCTTGTCTAATCCTCCTGGAGGGCACCTGGCCTATTGTATTTCGCCTACCAACTCAAGGTCTGCTGTgtcgctgccgccgccgccgcagaGCATTCAGAACATTCTGAGTGGAAGTGTGCGAGGAGGAGTGCAACCATGCAAAGCCTGTTTACAGACACAAGTCATGGGGTGTACGGCTGGTCTGGACAGCTTGTTTAGCGATAACCACGGGGTCTGATGCCTATCAGTGCAAGCGAAGAAGCACATAGAGGGCTTATTCTTCTCTCACATGCTCCACACATTATCTCCTGTGagaattgtatttatttattaattttcacTTTTTGCCTGCAGTGAAAGGCAcgtccagagggagagagagagagagagagagagagagagagagagagagagagagagagagagagagagagagagagagagagagagagagagagagagagagagagagagagacagagtcagacgCTGCCTTTACACACAGCTCCCCCTCTGCATAACGTCATGCATCAGCGCTACATCATGCCCTCAATAAACAATGAGTTAGCATAGATATATAGGACATCTGCACTAAGTATACAGCGGAGCGTTCACTCCTCAATGTGgcaggagagagaacagagaggaggaatATGAGCATGCATGGCAGCCAAGGGAACAAGTGAATGACTGGGCTGAGGTCAGAGATTCTGTAAGTATATAAAGATATGCCattgttgctatgggcacctaacatgaccaggttctggtctgcctaaaggggcgtgtcataatgctcctagcattgaatagaacagtccttaggtctgcctaggtctgcctaaagggggatttccccccccccatcccccatgcAATAATAGAGCCCGTAAACAatgagccaatggaacctctctctctctactctctctgctgaggTCTTGCCGATTTGAGATACCTGTGACACTGAACTACCTAGGTGTGATTGGGCCATTTTAACAGGCTATTATTAGCTAGGTCATCTCGACAAAGCATCCTGTCTTGATCGAACACATGAAAATAGGTAAGAGAAGGAAATGGAGAGACGGTGACCGAAAGAGAGAACGAGTGCGTGAGAGAGCAAAAATGGTAAAAGGATACTGAGGACGAGTGAAATGAGCGCACCGATGGTGAGGCCGACCCGCACATGTGCCATCCAGTAGTCGAGGGCAGTGAGCGCCACTCGGTAGGTCAGCAGACACTGGAGGCAGACAAACACCATGCCCGCCGGGAACGCCACGCCAGCCCCGACATAGTGGAGCGTCTTGGCATGATCAACCTGGAAGAGGACATAAGCAGTAGATACATGCCCCAGTTCAATTatgaatataatacaatataatacaatatgtcATTATTAGCATGATCAACCTGAAAAAGTACATAAGCAGAAGATATATGTCGATGTCAGAGTTAAAAGAGAGATTGGTGACATGATCAACCTGAAAACGTACATCAGATACTTGTCAGAATTAAAACAGTGATTCAGGTAGCATGATCAACCTGGAAAAGCACATAGATAGTAGACAAATGTATGAATTAAAAATAGAGGTAGGTGGTATAATCCTCCCGAAATAGTACATAATATATAgtagtacacacactacacacaaaaccGAATTAAAAGAAAGATTGAAGGGTTGCCATTGATATTGGATcagtgtaattaaataataatttttaataataataataataataattgtatttgtatagcactgtgtcatacaaggcatgtaactcaaagtgcttaacaaatgggaaaatacattgttagagatagatttaaaaggagaggtatagaggagaggcagaaaaagcaggaaggcagaggaagaagagatagacagagaatgtagagtcataaggtcaacgtaggttaggaccaggattcttagatgtgtaaggtccatagtggctgggcctatcataagtcatagatagtcacacagagattgggcgctcaggtgcggcccctggtggcatcaggggtgaggaaaaactccctttcgcttgattcatagtttgtgagggggaaaaaaagctcagtgaggtctgagaaaaaagaccccctgtagtcaggaagaaacctcaggcagagaccagcggccacctaggggagccccctgccagggctggattgcgagtagtaagggcgctgcggcggctgggacactatgacgccttggcagctaggagttggcaaggatgaagaggtgggtggctgcggcggctgggacactatgacgccttggcagctaggagttggcaaggatgaagaggtgggtcttcagctgcttcttaaaggagtcgacggaggtggctgatcggatctcgatggggagggcgttccatctcttgggcgcatagcaggcaaacgcggcgtcgccgatcttcttctgcgggggggtgggggtccttagcagcttggcatcagtggacctgagagctcgagcaggggcataaaaagagagcatgtctgagatatagctaggggcaagtccatttaatgctttaaatactgtgagcagaatcttaaagtcgattctgtatgagacaggtaaccagtgcaggtctgccaagacaggagagatgtgctctctcattctggttcttgttagtattcttgccgcagaattttgaatgagttgca includes the following:
- the rnf181 gene encoding E3 ubiquitin-protein ligase RNF181, which translates into the protein MTSYFDEHDCEPTVPEEQYRQNALLELARSLMQGLDIDSGTFDVDGTGAVWNWEQRLPPAASKTVVQSLPVVIISPEQADKGLKCPVCLLEFEEQESAREMPCKHLFHSGCILPWLGKTNSCPLCRYELPTDNPDYEEFKKDKERRRQREHRLEDLHGAMYT
- the tmem150aa gene encoding transmembrane protein 150Aa, yielding MTAWIVLPVSLSAFSITGIWIVYAMAVMNHHVCPVENWSYNVTCTEEPSKPGFPKTCCTIQDIPLISKCGSFPPESCLFSLIGNVGAFMVVMVCLLRYAQVIEHGHSCWLNTGGLAAGFGNAVGLVMVGNFQVDHAKTLHYVGAGVAFPAGMVFVCLQCLLTYRVALTALDYWMAHVRVGLTIGALISLVLSGAFFVHESFVLQHAAAICEWVFTVVILVFYGTFTYEFGTVTSETMMAGLQRGCHQSSSSMILGGGERLGGLGGGGGGAKGLKSPGGSSTSTHLNCTPENIAML